The stretch of DNA GCTGCTTGACTTGAACTGTGCTGTTTTTTATAGTTTAACTTTGTTTTTTAGGGCAAAATATGCCAAATCTGACGTGGGTTGTAAGAATTTAATCTATATGAATCTGGGGTTGGAATAGGAGAGAATTCTGTGCTTAAGGTATTTTTCAGTCGTTGATTGTTGTGCGAAGGTTTATCTAGTGTTTTTCATGGTGTGTAGATGTTGAGAAAAACAAAGATGAATGCATGTGATGTTACCAATTTGGATACGGATGCTCTTTTGCCACCTCGGAAACGCCTGCTGGCAGGATTGAAGAGACAGAGTTCTGATGTTAATTTCCCAGTACTGTCCACTTCTAGTAGTTCTGGGAGGGAATTTGATGCccatcttaatcatcttctgAGCTCCCTATTGAGTAACCCTAATACAACAAATGTGGAGATTGTTGAAGCCTCTAGGCGTGCCGCCACAGAAGCTGCTAAGATGGCAGGGATAGCAAGAGCTAATGCCGAAGATAAGGCTGCGAAAGCAGCAAAGGCAGTGGCAGCTGCCAAGAGTGCCTTGGAACTTGTTGCTACTCTTTCAGAGGAGGCTTCGAAAAAGGAACGTCTCAAAAAGAACAAGTTGAAGAAGCACATACCTGTTGAATCATTGTACAGTAAGAACAAAGGGAAAACTAATTGTAGAGCAGATGAAGAGTTAGCCAGGAATTTGCACCGGTCCATGAACAGTTCCCCTAGAATATCAAAGAGCTCATTGAGTTCTGATGCAAAAAATCACAAGCATAAGAGGCTTAAGTGTTCGGCCTCTTTTGAGAAAACTGG from Primulina tabacum isolate GXHZ01 chromosome 3, ASM2559414v2, whole genome shotgun sequence encodes:
- the LOC142540320 gene encoding uncharacterized protein LOC142540320; the protein is MLRKTKMNACDVTNLDTDALLPPRKRLLAGLKRQSSDVNFPVLSTSSSSGREFDAHLNHLLSSLLSNPNTTNVEIVEASRRAATEAAKMAGIARANAEDKAAKAAKAVAAAKSALELVATLSEEASKKERLKKNKLKKHIPVESLYSKNKGKTNCRADEELARNLHRSMNSSPRISKSSLSSDAKNHKHKRLKCSASFEKTGIHGGDLVGEGNRPSITTGTGNGILEEVNTKGPVKEIEISRVDLNTSKSDKVGGPTLFYREELHPNTTDRTKLKHGEIEILDSKDKDADSFDGLGKKRGRTKQKKLPLSICSFRDKTGPKEQQKPKDLPHSEDNSIGAAAGNHPSFPDSLIPVERTSMWKCQAFKAPACVKQNKVIRS